A region of Desulfuromonas sp. TF DNA encodes the following proteins:
- a CDS encoding SIS domain-containing protein encodes MEKDRVAKALQDHSSVIEEAFRQQTGQMLDLARQLVEIFHRGGKLLLLGNGAMGSITALVANHFLHRLSLERPLLPVISLCQNTVLATSLCRGGEGKQFFSRQLRALAVKGDMVLAFCDAWRDEALEEALATARQLDCETAAVIHGKATMEEEPALVFRINTDSASRGLEAALFFGHLLVELVEGELFGI; translated from the coding sequence ATGGAAAAGGACAGAGTCGCCAAAGCTCTTCAGGATCATTCGTCGGTTATCGAGGAAGCGTTCCGGCAGCAGACCGGTCAGATGCTGGATCTTGCCCGGCAGCTGGTGGAAATTTTTCATCGTGGCGGCAAACTCCTGCTGCTGGGCAACGGAGCCATGGGGTCGATCACCGCACTTGTAGCCAATCACTTTCTGCACCGTCTCTCCCTGGAGCGGCCGCTGCTTCCGGTCATTTCCCTGTGCCAAAACACCGTCCTCGCCACCTCTCTGTGCCGGGGCGGAGAAGGCAAGCAATTCTTTTCCCGACAGCTGCGGGCGCTTGCCGTCAAAGGGGACATGGTCCTGGCCTTCTGTGATGCCTGGCGTGACGAGGCACTGGAGGAGGCCCTCGCCACGGCTCGGCAACTCGATTGCGAAACGGCCGCCGTAATCCATGGCAAGGCAACCATGGAGGAGGAACCCGCCCTGGTGTTCCGGATCAACACCGACTCCGCGTCCCGGGGATTGGAAGCCGCCCTTTTCTTCGGCCATCTTCTCGTTGAGTTGGTGGAAGGAGAACTGTTCGGCATATGA
- the trxA gene encoding thioredoxin, protein MASDKVVQLSDDTFESEVLKSSTPVLVDFWASWCAPCKAISPVVDGLAEDYDGQVKIGKLNVDENPATPGQYGVRGIPTLILFKDGKVVDQVVGAVPKNQLESLIKKAL, encoded by the coding sequence ATGGCCAGTGATAAAGTCGTTCAGCTTTCCGATGATACTTTTGAGAGTGAAGTTCTCAAATCGTCCACCCCTGTTCTGGTGGATTTCTGGGCTTCATGGTGCGCCCCCTGCAAGGCGATCAGCCCGGTCGTCGACGGGCTGGCCGAAGACTACGACGGCCAGGTAAAAATAGGCAAGCTCAATGTCGATGAAAATCCCGCCACCCCCGGCCAGTACGGGGTGCGCGGCATCCCGACCCTGATCCTCTTCAAGGACGGCAAGGTGGTCGACCAGGTGGTAGGGGCCGTTCCCAAGAACCAGTTGGAAAGCTTGATCAAGAAGGCTCTCTAA